The Bos taurus isolate L1 Dominette 01449 registration number 42190680 breed Hereford chromosome 27, ARS-UCD2.0, whole genome shotgun sequence genome includes the window CAAGTGGCCCAGGATGACGGCCACTCACTGAAGCAGGAACATCAACAGAATATATCCAATACGTGAGACTTAGCCCAACAAACAGCCGTGCAGCGACTACCGATATCCTGAGGgagcagagagcagcccctgaATCTGGGAGCTCATTGGATGCTCCCAGCTGGGCCATGTGTTCTGCCATTCACAGGGTCTCACAAGTTATCAGCTTCAGAAGAGGCCACCTGGAGACGGCGACAGAGAAAAAGCAACATCACTGCACGCGCTGCAAGATCCACTCCTTCTACCCAAAGGGGCAACGGCTGGCCCGGTTTTCAAGAGCGGCTTCTTTCCCAGTCAGGTCTAGCCTCTGCAGGTGAGCGTGAGCCCCTGCAGGTGCAGGGGCCAGGTCACAGAACTGCACCCGAATCAGAGTGGACACCTACTCCCCAAGGTCCTTCCCAATTCCCGCACTGCGGTCCCAGCCTCGGTCCCTCCTCAGACTCGTCCTGAGATGCCCTATGGCGCTCATTCCCCATCACCTTGATGAGTCCTGAACCTGCTGGTTCGAGCTCAGGCGGCTCCTGGTGGTCCTCCCCTGAGGACACGTGCAGTGCCATCTCCAAACGTCACTCTTGAGGTGCGCGTGTCCTGACCACGGAGATCCAGACAAGGAGGAGTCGAGTAGAAAGCTCCCTCCAGTGACcgctttctcaaggtcacacagagcaTCCAGTTCTTGCCGAGCTTTCGATGTGGAGGGGAAAGGCCAGAAGCCCCGGGTGGAGCCACTGATGCTGTTTTCTGCGTCCTCCTGACAAAGATTCTCTTTGACCAAACCCTGCTCAGGCTCCCCGGAACTTTTCAGCCAAGTCCTCTTTCGTGTTCCTCTCTGCTTTGTCCAGTTCTAGCACGAATTCTGCTAAATCAGCTTAGCCAGAACCTCCCACCCTCAGTATCTGATCACCTTCCATACCCAATCGGGTTCCTCACTCACCCGATCCTCCGACCCAGGATGTCTGACCTCACTGGCCTGCATTCAGCAAGCATCCTGTTACACTGGTTTAGCCAGAAGCCCCCTAACCCCGATGTTTCCTCTTTATAATTTTCCATCCACTAAGCCCCACCTGCTGCTCGGCTGTAAACCCCACTTGTCCACACTGAGTTCAGAGTTGAGCCAGTTTTACGCGGAGGCCTCTTCCCCTATTGCAACAGCTCctgaataaaatctgttttcaCCACTTCAACTCTGTCCAGCTCTGGCTTTTCTCTGACTCTCCTTCTACGGGACAGAGGCCTGAGGTGTCCTGAGGCTTACAAGGGATTTCATAAAATAACagctaaaatacatttaaaagaagaGTGATTAATAACCACTTAAGTGttattaacagaataaaatagGACTCTGGGTTTCACCCTTGAGTTTACTGGGGAAGCCACAGGAAGGATCATAGAGTttgtcaggggcttccctgatggctcagatggtaaggaatctgcctgcgacGCAGGAgagtcaggttcaatccctgggtcagggaagatctccaggaggagggaatggcaacccagaaGCAGGCGATTGGAAGGAAGCTTTATCGTTGTCGACTCCCTCACGGTGTTAGAGAAGGACTCCTATGCGAAGTGTGGCGTGTGGTGCTTGCAGGGGACCTTAGAAACAATCTAATCCGGTTCCCTCGTTTTCAGGCTGAGCGGACAGACGTCCGGAGGGGCTGTGACATACTCAAGGGTGGAGGTGTCGGGAGTCCCCATCCCAGCGACCAGCCTGATGGGCCGGCCTGTGGGTCACCTACTGATCGTGCTCAGTGGAGAAAACCTCGGCCGTCAGCCTCGCCCTGCGGCCGCAGCCCCCGGCGGGCGCCATGCACCGGGGTGGACGTGAGGCAGGGTGCGTCCACGGGCCTCGGGTGCACCTCGGGCAGCGGCCTCTGGGTGCCAGCGGCGACAGGGCGACGCGGGGACTCCCGCTGCCCCCGGAGCCCCGCGCCGCCCCGGGCCCGGCCGCTGGGCTGCAAGCGTCCTCCGGGGCCTAAGATGGGGCTGATGTCGGCCACGCTGAGGGGAAAGCGCTCGGTGGCTGGCTGGGCGGAGCTGCCCAACCCCAGCCCCCTCCCGGAGAGGGGCGTCGGCTCCGCGGGGGAGGGTAGCGCCCCTTCGGCGGTGGCGCTGAAGTACAGCGTGGAGCCGCCCTGCCCGCCCTCGCCCCCCGGATGCCCCCCTGCACCCCTCGCCCCCGGGGCGGCCCGGGATCCCTCCTCTGAGCCGCCCTCCCACCGTGCAGCTGACGGCTGCTGGGCTGGAGCTCGGTCAGGACTCTGGCTGTCAAAAGACAGGTAACTTGAGGTCTCCTCAGCCTCTGCTTTGGGGACCACTGGAAACTCCGAGCCTTCCTCTGAGGTTAGAGGGTCCTGGGGTGATGAAGGGGGCTCCtgctgcgggggtgggggcgtCCTCCCTTCGCTGTGGTGTTGGCTCAACCCCCACTCAGGGGAGCAAAAGCGGGCCAGGCCGTCTTCTCCAAAGGCTGCATTGATCTTTGACACGTTCCCCGTCTTCAGAGCGAGCTTCACCAGCAGCCAGTGGTGGCGGCTAAGCAAAGAGGCCTCCCCCGCTGTCTGGCTTTCCAGCCCAGCCTCTGGGGGTGTCCACTGTGGGCTTGGGGGTTTCTCCAGGCTTGGGAGCTCACTGGTTTCCTCTGGGCAGGGCCCCAGGCTGTCCAGTCCCTCCCCAGCTGGGCCGGGGGCTTGTGGAGAAGagtcttcttctgctttattacCCTCTGTGGGGCCACAGGACGTGTGTACACAGCCCCGCCAGATGTCTGTGGATTTCGGATGCAGCAGGCTGTAGTAAAGGACCAGCGAGACACTGCCTGCAAAACAaggtaggggaaaaaaagcacaagGTTACGTTCTTTGAAGTCCTGCATCCTCCCTGTGGTTTGCAGAATTCTAGGGTCTCCAGTTTTGAGTAGAGTAATATCATTTGGGATCCAAAACAGGACTCTTGTTGGAGCATCAGAAGTGGGTATTTGGGGGAATTTACGTATGTTCCAGCtccaatagggcttcccaggtggtgctagcgtaaaggatccacctgccaatgcaggagatgcaagagacacaggtttgatcactgggttgggaagatcccctggagaaggaaatggcaacccactccagtattcttgtctggagaattccatggacagaggagactgatgggctacagtccacggggtcgcaaaagagtcagacacaactgagtgactgagtgtgcatccatacacacacatacacacatacacagttccAATAAACTGCGAATGTTTCTacccttaaaaaaatttaagaacagaGTTTAAATCTTAGAGATTTTATGACTTCTTCCTTGAAGGAGGCTCCAACCGAGTCCTCTAGGTGTATGCGGGCATGtatgtgagacagagagagagaggtttgatagaaaaggtaatttcactttcagaaaaCCGGGTCAAATACTCAGAATACAACCATCCACATACCGATGATGGATTCCAAAGTGAAGGGAGAGATAATCATTTCACAAACAAGACCCAAGCAGAGGTTAAACATACCCATCAAAACCCCCATATCAAGGAATTTCCACGAGCAGCAACAAAACTTCCTTTGTGCACAAACATCTGAATCACATTGTTGTCAGCTTCATTTATTTTGATCAGAAGTGTTGACTGCGGCAATAATTTATTTAGCAGAGCATTCCAGTAATCCTCCCACGTTATTTCCAGTTTCCTGTTGTACTGGACCAAGCGCCGGGTTTCAGGGAGCTTGTAATAAACAGTGTGAAGCCTGATacgggggcgggggttggggggtggtgtgagcagggccaggaaacGCAGCAAGGATGCAGCTAGAAGGAACCCAACAGACGTCCCCTCGCCTGCTCTCAGCATCTCTGGGGGAATGGGGTCAGAACTCCTAATGGAAG containing:
- the XKR5 gene encoding XK-related protein 5, whose amino-acid sequence is MHAGVLGLSALLLAAEQSARLCAVIYYFTTGRLLWAWLVLLVLLPGFLVQGLSYLWFREDGRQGGCLLVVLHLLQLGVWKRHWDAVSASLWKEGQAAPQTRLLLWEADLAALHLLEALLQVGPHLLVQTYVFLASDFTAPVPGVSALCSWTTLSWALVCYARSLRSMKPDHSSAPWTALGCQQLWRMGMVGARVLSLVLFFWAYRVWVLVVAGAHWLVMTFWLVAQQSDIVDSTCRWRLFNLLMGAVFILCYLNVWDGPSRNRMVTFYTVMLLENIILVLLATDFLQGASWTSLGAVAGVLSGFLIGSVSLVLYYSLLHPKSTDIWRGCVHTSCGPTEGNKAEEDSSPQAPGPAGEGLDSLGPCPEETSELPSLEKPPSPQWTPPEAGLESQTAGEASLLSRHHWLLVKLALKTGNVSKINAAFGEDGLARFCSPEWGLSQHHSEGRTPPPPQQEPPSSPQDPLTSEEGSEFPVVPKAEAEETSSYLSFDSQSPDRAPAQQPSAARWEGGSEEGSRAAPGARGAGGHPGGEGGQGGSTLYFSATAEGALPSPAEPTPLSGRGLGLGSSAQPATERFPLSVADISPILGPGGRLQPSGRARGGAGLRGQRESPRRPVAAGTQRPLPEVHPRPVDAPCLTSTPVHGARRGLRPQGEADGRGFLH